One part of the Chryseobacterium mulctrae genome encodes these proteins:
- a CDS encoding NAD-dependent epimerase/dehydratase family protein, with translation MESYTEKILITGALGQIGTELTNRLVEIHGADNVVASGLDRWQKGLTSAGHYERMDVTNTQLVRQVIKDYEITTVYHLASLLSGTSEKQPIFAWKLNLEPLLQFCELAKEGLLKKIFWPSSIAVFGKGIPKENVGQDVVLNPTTVYGISKMAGEKWCEYYFDKYGVDVRSIRYPGLISWKTPAGGGTTDYAVEIFYEAIEEGKYTSFISENTGMPMLYMDDAINATLQLMDAPKESLTVRSSYNLGGMSFTPAELAAEIKKEIPEFEIDYKPDFRQAIADSWPASIDDSVAKKDWGLSYDFGISEMSKDMIKNLKVKLNKN, from the coding sequence ATGGAGTCTTATACGGAAAAAATATTGATTACAGGGGCTTTAGGGCAAATCGGAACTGAGTTGACGAACAGATTGGTAGAGATACATGGAGCTGATAATGTAGTTGCTTCGGGTCTTGACAGATGGCAAAAAGGTCTTACTTCTGCCGGACATTACGAAAGAATGGATGTTACCAATACGCAATTGGTAAGACAGGTCATTAAAGATTACGAAATCACAACAGTGTATCATTTAGCTTCTCTTTTATCAGGAACATCAGAAAAACAACCCATTTTCGCATGGAAATTAAATCTTGAGCCACTTCTTCAGTTTTGTGAGCTTGCAAAAGAAGGTTTGCTTAAAAAGATTTTCTGGCCAAGTTCTATCGCTGTTTTCGGTAAAGGAATTCCAAAAGAAAATGTAGGTCAGGATGTAGTTTTAAACCCTACAACTGTTTACGGTATTTCTAAAATGGCGGGAGAAAAATGGTGCGAATATTATTTTGATAAATATGGAGTAGATGTAAGAAGTATCCGTTATCCCGGTTTGATTTCTTGGAAAACTCCTGCAGGTGGAGGAACTACAGATTACGCTGTTGAAATTTTCTACGAAGCGATCGAAGAAGGAAAATATACAAGTTTTATTTCTGAAAATACAGGAATGCCGATGTTGTATATGGATGATGCCATTAACGCTACGTTACAGTTAATGGATGCTCCAAAAGAAAGTCTTACCGTTCGTTCTTCTTATAATTTAGGCGGAATGTCTTTTACTCCAGCAGAATTGGCAGCAGAAATTAAAAAAGAAATTCCTGAATTTGAAATTGATTATAAACCGGATTTCAGACAGGCGATCGCAGATTCTTGGCCTGCTTCAATTGATGATTCTGTTGCTAAAAAAGATTGGGGATTATCTTATGATTTCGGAATTTCTGAGATGTCGAAAGATATGATCAAAAATTTAAAAGTAAAATTGAATAAAAATTAA
- the porT gene encoding type IX secretion/gliding motility protein PorT/SprT, translated as MNKFLLKALVLASVSFATVANAQFRTRNRMDKLEDFDQKKVSWGFYLNGNLLDYRIVLNPRYGMYENHNLVSSKESTSFGAGLIAKFRLNDYLDVRVEPGLQFAQRQLTFNTDTNAMYQDGSLTNAPFIPIALTEKDRVRDIKSTLVDIPVMLELHGDRWYNSRPYVAAGVNYIVNLQSNSDSQDDNMQQVFRSTTHNFAWSAEMGIQFYFNKFKLTPAIRGTFFMNNEMVSDNASTPPYWSAAVSTLQTRAVMFVLKFE; from the coding sequence ATGAATAAATTTCTATTAAAAGCTCTGGTTTTAGCCTCAGTAAGTTTTGCAACAGTTGCAAATGCTCAATTTAGAACCCGTAACAGGATGGACAAGTTGGAAGACTTTGACCAGAAAAAAGTGAGTTGGGGGTTTTATCTGAATGGTAATTTACTGGATTATAGAATTGTACTCAACCCAAGATACGGAATGTATGAAAATCATAATTTGGTATCTTCAAAAGAAAGCACAAGCTTTGGAGCGGGTCTTATTGCCAAATTCAGATTAAATGACTATTTAGATGTAAGAGTAGAGCCAGGTTTGCAGTTTGCTCAGAGACAACTGACTTTTAATACAGATACTAATGCAATGTATCAGGATGGAAGTTTAACGAATGCTCCTTTTATTCCGATTGCTTTAACAGAAAAAGATAGGGTAAGAGATATTAAATCTACTTTGGTAGATATTCCTGTAATGTTAGAATTACACGGAGACAGATGGTACAACTCAAGACCATATGTTGCAGCTGGTGTAAATTATATTGTTAATTTACAATCAAACTCAGATTCTCAAGATGATAATATGCAGCAGGTTTTCAGATCAACAACGCACAATTTTGCTTGGTCTGCAGAGATGGGAATTCAGTTCTATTTTAATAAATTTAAATTAACTCCTGCAATCAGAGGTACATTTTTCATGAATAACGAAATGGTTTCTGATAATGCTTCAACGCCTCCATATTGGTCTGCAGCAGTTTCTACACTACAAACAAGAGCAGTTATGTTTGTTTTGAAATTTGAATAA
- a CDS encoding dicarboxylate/amino acid:cation symporter — translation MKAKKFYQQLYFQVIVAITLGILLGNFYPELGEKMKPLGDGFIKLVKMIIAPVIFITLTLGIAHMTDLKKVGRIAIKAMLYFFTFSTLALIIGLIVGNIIQPGAGLNIDPASLSGDVSQYQQKAHDTTLTGFIMNIIPETLFSPLIGDNILQVLLVAILMGIALVLTKEKSGKVTEFLQVLAAPIFKIVHMLMKLAPIGAFGAMAFTIGKYGLASVLNLIFLVGTFYITSILFVVLVLGAVAWYNGFNIFKLMYYLKEELLLVLGTSSSESALPGIMEKMEKAGCSRAIVGLVVPTGYSFNLDGTNIYMTLASLFIAQALNIDLSIEKQLMLLLVAMLSSKGAAGVTGAGFVTLAATLAVVPEIPIAGMTLILGIDKFMSECRALTNVIGNSVATVVVANWEKQLDKKQLQYCLQNPNEIEKKLEV, via the coding sequence TTGAAAGCAAAAAAATTCTACCAGCAACTCTATTTTCAGGTAATTGTTGCCATTACTTTAGGAATTCTCTTAGGAAATTTCTACCCCGAATTAGGTGAAAAAATGAAACCTCTAGGCGATGGATTCATTAAATTGGTTAAAATGATCATTGCTCCGGTCATTTTCATTACGCTTACTTTAGGAATTGCCCACATGACAGACCTGAAAAAAGTGGGAAGAATTGCCATAAAAGCAATGCTCTATTTTTTTACATTTTCAACGTTAGCATTGATAATCGGTTTAATTGTAGGAAACATTATTCAACCTGGAGCAGGTTTAAACATTGATCCAGCAAGTTTATCAGGCGATGTTTCGCAATATCAACAAAAAGCACACGACACGACGCTCACCGGATTTATCATGAATATTATCCCGGAAACACTATTCAGTCCGTTGATTGGAGATAATATTCTTCAGGTACTTTTGGTGGCTATTTTAATGGGAATTGCTTTGGTTTTAACGAAAGAAAAAAGCGGGAAAGTCACAGAATTTTTACAGGTTTTGGCTGCTCCTATTTTTAAAATCGTTCATATGCTGATGAAACTAGCACCAATCGGAGCTTTCGGAGCAATGGCTTTTACGATTGGAAAATATGGTTTAGCTTCCGTTTTAAATTTAATTTTTCTTGTAGGAACTTTCTATATCACCTCTATCCTATTTGTCGTTTTGGTTTTGGGAGCTGTTGCTTGGTACAATGGTTTTAATATTTTTAAACTGATGTATTATTTAAAAGAAGAACTTTTGTTGGTTTTAGGAACAAGTTCTTCAGAATCTGCACTTCCCGGAATTATGGAAAAGATGGAAAAAGCAGGATGTTCCAGAGCGATTGTAGGTTTGGTAGTTCCCACCGGATATTCTTTTAATCTTGACGGCACCAATATTTATATGACTCTCGCCTCATTATTCATTGCGCAAGCTTTAAATATTGATCTTTCTATCGAAAAACAACTGATGCTTCTTTTGGTGGCAATGCTGAGTTCGAAAGGGGCTGCAGGAGTTACAGGAGCTGGCTTCGTAACTTTGGCGGCAACTTTGGCTGTGGTTCCTGAAATTCCGATTGCGGGAATGACCTTAATTCTAGGAATTGATAAATTTATGAGTGAATGTCGTGCTTTAACGAATGTCATCGGAAACTCTGTAGCAACTGTAGTTGTAGCCAATTGGGAAAAGCAATTAGATAAAAAACAGCTTCAATATTGCCTGCAAAACCCAAATGAAATTGAGAAAAAACTGGAAGTTTAA
- the ubiE gene encoding bifunctional demethylmenaquinone methyltransferase/2-methoxy-6-polyprenyl-1,4-benzoquinol methylase UbiE: MTKDINQVTPYNSESSKKSQVEDMFDNIAPKYDLLNHVLSMKIDVLWRNKLVKWMNHDNPKETLDVATGTGDLAIAVEKGTGAKVVGLDLSQQMLNVGVIKIKKLNLDGKISMQKGDAENLPFEDNRFDAVSVAFGVRNFENLTKGLAELRRVVKENKSVYILEFSKVEGFLGPFYMFYFKNILPAIGRLVSKDNRAYTYLPDSVNAFPFGEKMRQILLDTGFKKVEYKKLSLGIATIYKATK; encoded by the coding sequence TTGACAAAAGATATCAACCAAGTAACGCCCTACAATTCTGAATCTAGCAAAAAGAGTCAGGTAGAGGATATGTTCGACAACATTGCGCCTAAATACGATTTATTAAACCACGTTTTGTCTATGAAAATAGATGTGTTGTGGAGAAATAAACTGGTAAAATGGATGAATCACGACAACCCGAAAGAAACGTTGGATGTCGCTACAGGAACCGGAGATTTGGCCATTGCGGTAGAAAAAGGAACCGGTGCAAAAGTAGTGGGATTAGATTTGTCGCAACAAATGTTAAATGTTGGCGTTATTAAAATAAAAAAACTTAATTTAGACGGCAAAATTTCCATGCAAAAGGGCGATGCAGAAAATTTACCTTTCGAGGACAATAGATTTGATGCTGTTTCCGTTGCTTTTGGAGTGAGAAATTTTGAGAACCTTACCAAAGGTTTGGCAGAGTTGAGAAGAGTGGTTAAAGAAAATAAGAGTGTTTATATTCTTGAGTTTTCAAAGGTAGAGGGTTTTTTAGGACCATTTTATATGTTTTATTTCAAAAATATTTTGCCGGCAATCGGCAGATTGGTTTCTAAAGACAACAGGGCGTATACTTATCTTCCCGATTCTGTAAATGCATTTCCTTTTGGAGAAAAGATGAGACAAATTCTTTTAGATACAGGATTTAAAAAAGTAGAATACAAAAAATTAAGTTTAGGTATAGCCACAATTTATAAAGCAACAAAATAA
- a CDS encoding metallophosphoesterase, with protein sequence MQKNFLFIAAIFLFLEVYIFQAIRTLTDNFWVRLGYIVLSLAVYGVFAYEVSHFQRSDRSTERAQITISLFLIFILPKIFIVLFLLVDDIFRTGGYLVGLTKPTENFFPERRKFLSLMGLGLGGVLSALFIDGITFGKYRHTVRRVKVKFANLPKSFKGYKIIQISDVHSGSFSDPSKLQHAIDLINEQNPDLVLFTGDMVNNVADEFKPFIPLFSKIKAKDGKFAVLGNHDYGDYVKWNSKDEQNKNLETLIDYQRQAGFDMLRNENRIIEKNGENIYILGVENWGLKPFPQYGDIDKALENVPQNATKILMSHDPTHFDYVVKKHPKDIHLTLSGHTHGMQFGLDLKNIKWSPVQYRYPKWADLYESEGKMLYVNRGFGVLGYPGRVGVLPEITLFELS encoded by the coding sequence ATGCAAAAAAACTTCTTATTTATAGCCGCAATCTTCTTATTTTTAGAAGTTTATATTTTTCAGGCAATAAGAACCTTAACAGATAATTTCTGGGTAAGACTAGGCTATATCGTTTTATCTTTGGCTGTTTACGGCGTTTTTGCCTACGAAGTCAGCCATTTTCAAAGAAGTGATCGAAGTACAGAAAGAGCTCAGATCACAATCTCTTTATTTTTAATTTTTATTTTACCTAAAATTTTCATCGTTCTGTTTTTATTGGTTGACGATATTTTCAGAACAGGAGGTTATTTGGTAGGATTAACAAAACCTACTGAGAATTTCTTCCCGGAAAGAAGGAAGTTTTTAAGCTTAATGGGATTAGGTCTAGGTGGTGTACTTTCTGCTCTTTTCATAGACGGGATCACCTTTGGAAAATACCGTCACACAGTAAGAAGAGTAAAAGTAAAATTTGCCAATCTTCCTAAAAGTTTTAAAGGATATAAAATCATTCAAATCTCTGATGTTCACAGCGGAAGTTTTTCTGATCCGAGCAAACTGCAACACGCCATTGATTTAATTAATGAGCAAAATCCAGATTTAGTCTTATTTACGGGAGATATGGTAAATAATGTGGCGGATGAATTCAAACCATTTATTCCTTTATTTTCTAAAATTAAAGCGAAAGATGGGAAATTTGCAGTCTTAGGAAACCATGATTACGGCGATTATGTAAAATGGAATTCCAAGGATGAACAAAACAAAAACCTTGAAACCTTAATTGATTATCAAAGACAAGCTGGTTTTGATATGCTTCGTAATGAAAATAGAATTATTGAAAAAAACGGAGAGAATATCTATATTTTAGGTGTTGAAAACTGGGGATTAAAGCCATTTCCACAATATGGAGATATTGATAAAGCTCTGGAAAACGTTCCGCAAAACGCCACTAAAATTTTAATGAGCCACGACCCTACTCATTTTGATTACGTAGTGAAAAAACATCCTAAAGATATTCATTTGACGCTTTCAGGACATACACACGGAATGCAGTTTGGTTTAGATTTAAAAAATATAAAATGGTCTCCTGTACAATACCGCTATCCAAAATGGGCTGATTTGTACGAAAGTGAAGGAAAAATGCTCTACGTAAACAGAGGTTTCGGAGTTTTAGGCTACCCAGGAAGAGTTGGAGTTTTACCTGAAATTACGCTTTTTGAATTGAGTTAA
- a CDS encoding polysaccharide deacetylase family protein, translated as MILLTFNIVNFEAGTKNSIVISDDERLKITESNTKAILRILDLHDIKASFFVEISIAEKLQNLLKAISAQGHEIAFYNKDSSLEKIDQVKKTIQEFLEKQIKGIRQKDNQFSLEELKSIGFNYISNIDHADILFPFKRLKRTSEIIEDNGLSIVPESISPYSQLPYNDFVFQILPMQYYQNMVFETLKNDDFVLVYLESWQFTDLNKYQFKVPFYRRFYLGKKMEDKLEAFLSWINEKELATSRMKDYIF; from the coding sequence ATGATATTGCTCACTTTTAACATCGTAAACTTTGAGGCTGGAACTAAAAACAGCATCGTTATTTCTGATGATGAAAGATTGAAAATTACCGAAAGTAATACCAAAGCAATTCTCAGGATCTTAGATCTTCACGATATAAAAGCAAGTTTTTTTGTAGAAATTTCTATTGCAGAAAAACTTCAGAATTTACTAAAAGCAATTTCTGCTCAAGGGCATGAAATTGCTTTTTATAATAAGGATTCTAGTCTTGAAAAGATCGATCAGGTAAAAAAAACGATTCAGGAATTTCTTGAAAAACAGATCAAAGGAATTCGTCAAAAAGACAATCAGTTTTCTTTGGAAGAATTAAAATCAATCGGTTTTAATTATATCTCAAACATCGATCATGCTGACATTTTGTTTCCTTTTAAACGATTAAAAAGAACTTCTGAAATCATCGAAGACAACGGATTAAGCATTGTTCCGGAAAGTATTTCGCCATACAGTCAGTTGCCTTATAATGATTTTGTCTTTCAGATTTTGCCGATGCAGTATTATCAGAATATGGTTTTTGAAACCTTGAAAAATGATGATTTTGTTTTGGTTTACCTTGAATCTTGGCAGTTTACCGACCTTAATAAATATCAGTTTAAAGTTCCGTTTTACCGAAGGTTTTATTTAGGAAAAAAAATGGAAGATAAACTGGAAGCTTTTCTTTCATGGATCAATGAAAAGGAATTGGCAACTTCAAGAATGAAGGATTATATTTTTTAG
- a CDS encoding cell division protein ZapA, with product MEVRRITINIAGRVYPLNVPAAEEETLRKVGKQIENMIKDFEQNFDVRDKQDALAMCALKLGTNAEVVALNHDKNIKSTNERLTEINRSLDDIGK from the coding sequence ATGGAGGTAAGGAGAATAACCATCAACATTGCAGGGAGAGTGTATCCGCTAAATGTACCCGCAGCAGAAGAAGAAACACTGCGCAAAGTGGGGAAGCAAATAGAAAATATGATTAAAGATTTTGAACAAAATTTTGATGTAAGAGATAAACAGGATGCTTTGGCTATGTGTGCCCTAAAACTGGGAACCAACGCAGAAGTAGTTGCTCTGAATCATGATAAAAATATAAAATCAACCAACGAAAGATTAACAGAAATTAATCGGTCACTGGACGATATAGGAAAATAG
- a CDS encoding 3-oxoacyl-ACP synthase III family protein — protein MPNTIIIGSGSYLPNRIIGRDFFLDSEFYTEDGVKIDKPAEETIAKFVEITEIENRRFIDEDLSNSQIGFEAAKIAIADANIDQEELNYIIYASNFGEVTVNGYVDFMPTMAARVKNKLGIKNRKCITYDMIFGCPGWVEAMILADNLIKANVAKTILVIGAETLSRVTDPHDRNRMIFADGAGAVVVKATDEENVGIIAHNTICDNGVELNYLANGPSINEESDQTRLFVRMQGRKIYEYALKNVPAAIKETIEDAKLSIEDIDKILIHQANAKMDYAMIDRLHKLYDVKDYDHSVSPMTVQDFGNTSVATIPTMFDLIIKGKMEGHTFKDKGNIVMTSVGAGMNINAIVYKFP, from the coding sequence ATGCCAAATACGATCATTATTGGTTCCGGATCTTATCTTCCGAATAGAATAATTGGAAGGGATTTTTTCTTAGATTCAGAGTTTTATACAGAAGACGGGGTGAAGATTGACAAGCCTGCTGAGGAAACTATTGCAAAATTTGTAGAAATTACAGAAATAGAAAACAGGAGATTTATTGACGAAGATCTTTCAAATTCACAAATTGGTTTTGAAGCTGCAAAAATTGCTATTGCAGACGCAAATATAGACCAGGAAGAGCTTAATTATATTATCTACGCAAGTAATTTTGGTGAAGTTACCGTAAACGGATATGTAGATTTTATGCCGACAATGGCAGCAAGAGTTAAAAATAAACTGGGCATCAAAAACAGAAAATGTATTACTTATGATATGATTTTCGGTTGTCCGGGTTGGGTTGAAGCGATGATTTTGGCTGATAATTTAATTAAAGCTAATGTTGCAAAAACCATCCTTGTTATCGGTGCAGAAACTTTAAGCAGAGTAACCGATCCGCACGATAGAAACAGAATGATTTTCGCAGACGGAGCCGGAGCTGTAGTAGTAAAAGCGACTGACGAAGAAAATGTAGGGATTATTGCTCATAATACCATCTGTGATAATGGTGTTGAACTTAATTATCTTGCAAACGGACCTTCTATCAACGAAGAATCGGATCAGACTCGTTTATTTGTAAGAATGCAGGGAAGAAAAATTTATGAGTACGCTCTTAAAAATGTTCCTGCAGCTATTAAAGAAACTATCGAAGACGCAAAATTGTCTATTGAAGACATCGACAAAATATTGATTCACCAAGCGAATGCTAAAATGGATTATGCAATGATAGACAGACTTCACAAGCTTTATGATGTGAAAGATTACGATCATTCTGTATCTCCTATGACGGTTCAGGATTTCGGAAATACCTCTGTAGCAACAATTCCTACCATGTTTGATTTAATAATTAAAGGAAAAATGGAGGGTCATACGTTTAAAGATAAAGGGAACATTGTAATGACTTCGGTTGGAGCCGGAATGAACATCAATGCGATCGTTTATAAATTTCCATAA
- the ggt gene encoding gamma-glutamyltransferase has translation MKKIIISFILLSCSLSAQYTDINIVKEVKVKNKGVVVSAHPLASEAGAKILKMGGNAYDAVVATQYALAVVYPQAGNIGGGGFLVGVKNNGEKFTLDYRETAPKNASKNMYLSKNGKANTDLSQNGRLAVGIPGSVAGFFATLKHCKLPMEKLIQPAIDLAEKGFAITEQEARLLNSHKEYFQKYNKTSNAFVKNEVWKSGDILIQKELAETLKLIQKSGLKGFYEGKTAELLVSEMKKENGIITLEDLKNYKVAERKALEFDYKGNNVISMPLPSSGGILLAQMLKMSGYENLEKYQQNSTQAVQIMVEAERRAFADRAEYMGDPDFIQDKTAYLISDDYLKNRWKSFSFSKATPNSEVEKVINQPKESTETTHISVIDKDGNAAAVTTTLNGLYGSKVVVSGAGFFLNNEMDDFSIKPGVSNMFGAVGGEANAIQPNKRMLSSMTPTIVLKNGKPYMVVGTPGGTTIPTSVYQSIVNVIDFKLNTNMTVNSPKFHHQWLPETVSFEKNFPETTIKDLEKLGYKAERVNQLGRTEMIVIDDNGNIHAVADGRGDDSVAVE, from the coding sequence ATGAAAAAAATTATTATTTCCTTCATTTTGCTTTCTTGCTCGCTTTCAGCACAGTACACTGATATTAATATTGTAAAAGAAGTTAAAGTGAAAAACAAAGGAGTTGTAGTTTCTGCGCATCCATTGGCAAGTGAAGCCGGAGCAAAAATTCTTAAAATGGGCGGAAATGCTTATGATGCAGTGGTCGCTACACAATATGCTTTAGCTGTTGTTTATCCTCAAGCCGGAAATATTGGCGGCGGCGGATTTTTGGTAGGTGTAAAAAATAACGGAGAAAAATTTACGCTCGATTACCGTGAAACAGCTCCTAAAAACGCTTCCAAAAATATGTACCTCAGCAAAAACGGAAAAGCCAATACCGATTTGTCTCAAAACGGAAGATTAGCGGTTGGAATTCCTGGAAGTGTGGCGGGATTTTTTGCGACTTTAAAGCATTGTAAACTTCCGATGGAAAAACTAATTCAACCTGCCATTGATTTGGCTGAAAAAGGTTTTGCTATTACCGAACAGGAAGCCAGATTATTAAATTCCCATAAAGAATATTTTCAAAAATATAATAAAACATCCAATGCATTTGTAAAAAACGAGGTTTGGAAATCAGGTGACATTCTGATACAGAAAGAATTGGCAGAAACTTTAAAATTAATTCAAAAATCAGGATTAAAAGGATTTTATGAAGGAAAAACTGCTGAACTTCTGGTTTCAGAAATGAAAAAAGAAAACGGAATTATCACTTTAGAAGATCTGAAAAACTATAAAGTTGCCGAAAGAAAAGCACTCGAATTTGATTACAAAGGGAACAATGTTATTTCGATGCCTTTACCTTCAAGCGGCGGAATTCTTTTAGCACAGATGCTAAAGATGTCGGGTTATGAAAATCTAGAAAAATATCAACAAAATTCTACGCAGGCAGTTCAAATTATGGTGGAAGCCGAAAGAAGAGCTTTTGCCGACAGAGCTGAATATATGGGTGACCCCGATTTTATTCAGGATAAAACAGCCTATTTAATTTCTGACGATTATTTGAAAAACAGATGGAAAAGTTTTAGTTTTAGTAAAGCTACGCCAAATTCGGAAGTAGAAAAAGTCATTAATCAACCCAAAGAATCTACGGAAACCACACATATTTCAGTGATTGACAAAGACGGAAATGCAGCTGCTGTTACCACAACGCTAAATGGTTTGTACGGAAGTAAGGTTGTTGTTTCGGGAGCAGGTTTTTTCTTAAATAATGAAATGGATGATTTCTCTATAAAACCAGGTGTTTCCAATATGTTTGGTGCAGTTGGCGGTGAAGCAAACGCAATTCAGCCTAATAAAAGAATGCTTTCTTCGATGACACCAACAATTGTTTTGAAAAACGGGAAACCTTATATGGTTGTAGGAACTCCGGGCGGAACGACTATTCCAACTTCTGTTTATCAGTCGATTGTGAATGTGATTGATTTTAAATTGAATACCAATATGACTGTTAATTCTCCAAAATTCCATCATCAATGGCTTCCTGAAACGGTATCTTTTGAAAAGAATTTTCCGGAAACAACAATCAAAGATTTAGAAAAATTAGGTTATAAAGCTGAAAGGGTGAATCAATTGGGAAGAACGGAAATGATTGTCATAGACGATAATGGAAATATTCATGCTGTTGCAGATGGTCGTGGTGATGACTCTGTTGCAGTAGAATAA
- a CDS encoding VOC family protein encodes MKIFTKFIILFIAGICLACNEQNNNKKMNGNNPVVYFEIPVTNIERAEKFYTNVFNFKFEKEIIDDYEMMLFPFKETQSGISGALAKGDVYKPTKDGVIIYFKTENIDSVLKKVLENKGKILYPKTLNEKHGFAVAEFEDSEGNRIALHETINNRQ; translated from the coding sequence ATGAAAATTTTCACAAAATTCATAATACTATTTATTGCAGGAATTTGTTTAGCCTGCAACGAACAAAATAATAACAAAAAGATGAATGGAAATAATCCTGTTGTATATTTTGAAATTCCTGTTACCAATATTGAACGGGCAGAAAAATTTTACACGAATGTTTTTAATTTTAAATTTGAGAAAGAAATAATTGACGATTATGAAATGATGCTTTTCCCTTTCAAAGAAACCCAAAGCGGAATTTCCGGAGCTTTGGCAAAAGGAGACGTTTATAAACCAACGAAAGATGGAGTGATTATTTATTTTAAAACCGAAAATATTGATTCTGTATTAAAAAAAGTTTTAGAAAACAAGGGGAAAATTCTTTATCCAAAAACCTTAAACGAAAAACATGGTTTTGCTGTTGCCGAATTTGAAGACAGTGAAGGAAACCGAATTGCCCTTCATGAAACCATAAACAATAGGCAATAA